A segment of the Elaeis guineensis isolate ETL-2024a chromosome 6, EG11, whole genome shotgun sequence genome:
CGCTAAACTAGCTGTCATGTATGGGATCCTAATGACTGGCCCTGGACAGCCCGTGCGAATTGTGAAAAACATTCGTCTGTGCGGTGATTGCCATGCATTCATGAATTACGTTTCTACTGTGACTGGGAGAGAGATTTCAGTGAGGGATGCGACTGGATTTCACAATTTTAAGAGGGGAAAATGCTCTTGTGGAGATTACTGGTGATCCAACCGCAGAGACAATTTGTTGCTCATAGTCCTTGTACCAATTGTAAACAAAAGAGTAGTGTATTATTGGTGATTATCTGAtacaatttttttaaagaaatatttGTTTTATGTTGTATCCTTTACTACGATAGAAATGATTAACCTTACTCCCTTCTGGCTTAATTGGCATCCCTAACTAtcacttatttttatttatagcatTTGTTGTGGTCGAAGACCTGATAATTGGTGAAGCAGCAGCATACCACGGCATATCAGATATATTTTCCATGCCGTTCTATTTCTGTGCTTTCTTTGTAATCATATTCTGTAAGCGttcctactttttttttttttcatttttttttaggtaAGTAAAAGGAGTTTATGCTCTCTGGTGAAAACAAGCGGAAGAATAAAATCGGACAGCCTCCAATGCACCATGTGCCATCCCTTGTGAGAACCAAAATGAGTTGCACCCAAATCTGCTAGCCAATCAACTTCTTGGTTAGCTTGCTGCTAGATGTGTGTAATCCACCGTTCCCTAAGATGCTGAGTAGTTGCTTGTATGTCTAGTAGACATGCATGCTCCTCATGTGATGAGGATGAAGGCTGCTGAATCCACCATACCGTAGGAGTCACGCGGCAGATGCATGACAAGACATTACTGCCGCTCGAAGGCCGCTGCAGGCCGACCAAAGCTCAGCCAAGTTTAAGcctttcaaataattattatactTCGGTAAGCGTTTATTATAAATTACAGTAGTAGTGGGCTTTAGgtgcattttttttaattttttgatggtaACAGAGGCTAAGGAATAGCCACCAGTCCTTTTTTGAAAAGAGAGTAAATGAGAAGGTTCACGGGTTCTGGCTTTAGGTGCATATTACTCTTAGTTATTTGCCCAGCTTTGAAGGTAACAATTTCCAAGTCTTGCTATTTCTGTTTTGATGGCAATCAATTCTGCAAacctttaaataattaatatgctCCAGTAAGAGTTTATTAATATACTCTTAGTTACTTCCGTACATAGTAGGTAACAAAAGCAAAGGTTGAAATGGAAGAAGATGTCTCTGAATTATTCTACTTGAATCTTCAACCTTCTATGGCATCTAAGATTACCTTAACGGATAGCTGCTTCAGTGCATATGTCTATATTTTCAGAAAGATCATTGTAGGCAGGGATGGTTGCTTTGAGAATGGTCGGAGCTCGTCAGAGAAATCTAGCAAAGTAGGCCATAGGAACTGCCACAAGTAGGCCGACTGCATACCCATACAGCATTGCTTCCCATGAGATCCATCCCCCACCCTCATCATTGATATACTCTGAGATTGGTTCATCCGGTGATGGTGCACTGCATGGAACCTCAATCTGAAACCCACACAACCCGCTGTTATTAGcataaatacgtggatcagccatggTGGACATCTGACCGCCGACCGGAATCCGACCCACAAGCTCATTGTTGCTGACATCCAATGTGGTCAGTTCATCAAGCTTCTCAAATGTTTGAGGTATGCTGCCATTAAGCTTATTATGCGATAAATCCAAGCTCTCCAGCTTCTCTAATCCACCGAAACTCGCTGGAATCTCCCCGCCGAGTTCATTGTAGGAAAGGTTGAGCAACTTCAAACCTTGGAGACTGCCTAAAGAATTTGGTATTTCACCAGACAGCGAGTTGCATGATAGGTCCAAGTATGAATAGATGCCAAGGCTGTTTCGTGCCAGACTCCTCAAGGAACCCTTCCAATTCACGATGACATCGTTGAGAtcgaagaagaaggtgaagagatTAGAGATTGTAAAGTATGTGCTAGGTGTGTTGATCATCCCATTTAGATTTCCCAGCTCTGTCGGGATTGTACCATCAAAGTTGTTGCCAGAGAGATCGAGGATGTGGAGTTTGCTGAGGTTGGATAAGGCCCGAGGGATGGACCCCTGCAAGTGATTGTTCCTCAGGTTCAGAACTCGAAATGGAATTCTGCTCAGCCACTCCGGCAGTTCGCCGGTGATATTGTTATCGGAGAGATCCAGCTCTTCGAGATTCTTCATGTGAACCAAGCTCTCAGGCAACAATCCTGAGAACTTGTTTCCTCCTAATGTAAGCTTTCTAATCTGTGGGCCAAAACCCACCGGTACCTCACCAAAGAAGCTGTTGAAGGAAAGATCTACATAGGCAAGATAGGTGTCTGGGCTGAACACTGGGAACCTATCTCCAGAGAAGTTGTTGTACGAGAGGTCCATCAGCAAGAGACGACCTATGTTGGTGATGGATTCGGGCAGTGGACCAGAAAAACTGTTACCACTCAGCAGAAGAATCATGATGGTAGACGCTTCGCCGATGTTCTTTGGCAGCTCCCCGCTTAGATTGTTTCTTGAAAGATCAACAACTGAAAGATTCTGGGACTCGAAAATTTGAGGTGGGAGCGGACCGGTGAGTCTGTTATCCGTTATGATGACGCTTCCAAGCACCAAATCAGCAAGCCATCGTGGGATGTCTCCCTCGAGCTGATTCTCGCTTAGATCTAAGAAATCGAGATCCTTCTGGACTGAAAGCCAGCTCGGCATCTCGCCGACGAGGCCGCAAGACCTCAGAGACAGTCGCGACAGATGACATTTAGGTGATATCCTCGCAGTGTTATTCCATGAGAGCTTGTTGTTCCCAAGAAACAGTCTCTTCAACCTCTTGAGATCGAACAACGAAGGCGGGATGACTCCTGAGAGAGAATTACCATCCAGCTGGAGGATCTCCAGGTTGGCCATCCTCGTGACCGACTCGGGGATCACCCCAGAGAATTCGTTGTCTCTCAGTGAAAGAGTGGAGAGTTTGAACAAAGTGCCGATCCCGTCGGGAATTACCGAAGAGAGGGAATTGTTCCCCAAGTCCAGGACTTGTAGCTCCCTCATTTGCAAGATGGACGCCGGGATCTCTCCGCCGAACTGATTCTGGCGAAGCGACAAGGTCTGCAAccttgctagcttgccgatatcagGAGGGATGTTCCCATGGAGGCAATTGTCCCCCAAGTCGAGCCTCTCGAGCTTTACAAGGCTGCCGATATTGCTGCTGAGAGTCCCAGTGAGATGGTTGCCGCTCAAGTCCAGGTAGTGGAGGTTCCTCAGGCCGAAGATTTGACGAGGAATGGAACCATTTAGCTTGTTGGTGCTCATGTCCAGATAACTGAGGCTGGCCAAATTTGCCAGCCCGTCTTGCGGGATCTCTCCGAGCAGTGAATTCTCCGAGACATCGAGGAAGGTCAGCGTGCTCATGgtgaagagaggggagagagccaTGGAGGTTGCGGAGTATGTGAGGGGAACGAAAGCTGAAAGACTAAGCTCGGTCACAGGTCGCAAAGTTGATCGGTCATCGCAGGTCACTCCCTCCCACGTACAGCAGTCAGAGCCGGGATTCCATGAGTCGAAGCCGAAGAAAGGTATCTCCGAGGAGGAATTCTTTGCTGGCTTGCCAGTAAGCATGGATTTGAATAGGAGGAGAGCTTCTTTGTGATCCACGGGACAGGATAGAAAGGAGTGGTGCGAGAGAAGAGTGAGGAAGATGATCAAGGAATAGCCAAGTGCTCCTCCAGCACCAGCCAttggttcttccttctttttttttaaactcttttttcttttgagcaAAGTTCTCTTTCTGTTGTTGTTGGGTTAATAATGGAGTTAGGAGTTTGAGGTACTGGTGGAGGGAGAGTTGGGAtatatattttagagagaaaagggAGGGAATGAAGAGCTCTGGATTCATTGAGTCAATGGTCATGGCAAAAGAAGGGCATTTGGATTGGGTTTTGGGTTCCTAGGTTTGACTACGTTATGAGTTACTTTGCTTGTAAGAGGGGACGGGACCATTTGTTGCTTTCCATCAAGGTCACAACTTTCAAATTTTGAGGCATTACTTTCCTTAGTGAGTGACAGCACcatgaaaaaattattgcatCTATGACCTTCGTGAATGGAAAGATCATGATGCAGTTGAAGAATTTGAACAAGTCTCCTGAGAAACCAGAGTGGCTGATAATGAcatgcatatttttaaaatttatagggAATTTGTTCTATTCTTTTCCTTAACTGGCAACCACCAAGAAAGAACACATGTAGAGGTCAATGCATAAATTATTTAGCAGACAAGCACCTTATGAATAGTTTATTGGAAACCTAGGAAATAAGATCTGCTTAATCTTACTTTTAAAATGAAGTACATAGAAATTTGTACTTTATTTCCGGCGataatttctctaaacaattctgAGAATCGGAAAGTAATGACGATGGACTTAGCTTCTACCATTCTACACGACACAATAAACAATAACTAAGAAAGGTTAATTGGTTGATCTACACCTAAATCTATAATTTTAGACTAGAGTCACTAATTATCTGTAAAAATTGGGTCCACAGATAGCCCTAGATCTAACTCATGGAGGCAGGGGCGGCTGAAGGACAAAGCCACCGAAGTCCTTGCCTTAGGCCCGCGCCCCCAGGAGGCCCCCCGCTCCCGAGTCCCGAGTCCCGCCTCCACCTCCACGCTCCACCCCGGCAAGGTCTCTCCGGTCCGGCAAGGCAAGACTCCACCATGGCTCCACGCCTCCACCCCCCCGCCTCCACGGCTCCATGCATCCACCCCACCTCCATGGGCCACGGCTCCAACCGCTCCATGCCTCCACCTCGCCCTGCCTCCACGTCTCCATGCATCCACCCCACGGTCCCCACCTCCACCGGCCATGGCTCCAGCCGCTCCACGGCTGACGGCTCCGGGCTTCTCCACCTCCACCACTCCACGCTCCACCCCTGCTACCTCCCCCTCATCCTCCTGGCTCCCTCCACGGCTCCGCCCCCAGGCAGCCCCGGTGCCCCGCTCGGCTCGCACGGTCGGCCACCGGCCAGTCACCAGTGGCGAGGAAGACGTCTCCGCGAGCGGCGCAACGGTGGACGGGAGTCACGAAACGgtagatctttttattttttttatttttcggaGAGCCCCCGCCGCCCCCCCTCCCCCGCTCGGCACGTCGAGCCGTTGAAGatgatttcttttcatttttcgaAAGCCGGAAGGCCCTTCCCTGCCCCCAAGTCCCCCCCCCGCTCGTCCTGTCGCTCCTGCGAGAAGATGAACGGCGTCAGGCCGCCGGCCACCGACGCCGCACAtcaaactcttccaaagatgaaggaCCTAAGGCCCCTGCCCCTGGTCCTGGAACTGGAAGatcggtttcttttttttttcatttttcggaAGGCCCCTGCCCCAGGTGGCCAGATTCCCCTTTTCCACTCGGTCCGCGAGCGAGAAGATGAATGGCGCCGCTCATCGGAGGCCCTGAGCGGTCGCcgacggtcgatcggtcggtcacaATTACCGGTGGGAAGGAGCAGTGGAAGACGAAAGGTCTGTGGCAtcggtcattttttttttttttcagagactAGAGACACGTGGTAGATCATAAAAGGTTATGTTCGCAGTAGCGTaggagaaaatgaaaaaaatagtttttagctttaggcctccaaaTGTGTTGAGCCGCCCCTGCTTGGAGGGGGAGGCATTCGTAGAGACAACTCACTGTTGTTTGTTAATTCTAATCGAAGCTGCATTGAGTTCTCTTTTTAGTCAAACATTTTGAATTAGTACAATCAAATCTAGATTTGGTTATAGGAACAAAACCCCTTTGCAAAACCTAAAGTAGATCTTTCGTGTATACCAGCTGTGTCTTACTCCTAAAGCTATCAGCTAGGGTAGACCAAGACACAAGGGTTATAATTAAAATGCCTCCCACAGGCAAGCCATTATAAGGTTTAAATTAACCGGGGCGAGCTAAGAAATCAATGTAGCAAGTGCTTGGAATTTACAATGAACTACAATAGAAAATGGTGGAGAAACACTCAAGCAGACTTTCGATTCAGCATTGCAAAAAATAGGCATGCACCCTACCATACATCTGCCATGAAATTGCAAGCGCAATCAACGGCAAAAGAACCATAGGTGCAGCACGGTCCTAAACCAAGACCCAAATTCCAATCAGGTAGGATATAATTCTTAGAGCAAATTACGCTAACCCCCTTGAGGTTTGGAAGACTTAACATATTTTCCACCCAACATTTCAAAAATATATGTTCTACTATTTaacttttattatatatatactaCATGCCCTCTATTGTTACGGGGATTATCTGCTATTGGACCTAACTACTCTCCGCACCGTAGTCAAGTATGCATGGATAGCCTGGTTGGGCGACATTGCTTGGGACATCAAGAGGAAGCCCGAATGCCTAGGATTAATCAATAGCTTGATGTCGGTttttgcctgatctccacctcAGTCGACTACCGACCCTGAAGTTGATATCTGATCGGCAACATCTAGCGACTTGTGCAAACACCTCTATAGTGCGCTCTGGGAGAGCCTTACCTCAAGTCTTTGGCCTACTCAGTCGTACAAATGATCTTTGAGATTCCACAGTAACCTTTAGAATGTGGGCACAAACCTGCACCCGTGACTAATTGAGCCAGTGTACCGACATGATTAATAACCTGGATTATGGGGTAGTGGGTAAATCTCAATGGCCTAATAGAGCGTGGCCTCGTAGGCCATAACAATCTATCAGATTCCAGCATAACAACCTACAACACCCTCTCTATATAAAAAGAGATAAGAAGAAGACCTTGAGTTAAGGTCAAATCCCAGACCGAAAGGCCAACTCTCTAGTCTTAATCACTTTTTTTCTCTTTCGACTATTCCCTAAACCCCGATAGACTTAGGCATTAGAGGGCCCCCCATCAGACTGACTTCGGTGAGCAGACTTCCTTTGCAATCCCTCAACCATGGAGGGCGGCTCGCATCCACTAGCACACTCGATTGACTTTCAACCATGGTGCTACTGGGGTTTAGCGGTAATAGATTGGCGTGTCAGGTAGGGAAAGAATAGAGAGATCAAAAGAAGGAAATGGTGAGAATGAGCATGCAAAATGCTTCAGCAAACTCTAGTTGACGTTCTTCATGTCAGGAGGAACGACCGGCACCACAAGTTGAATTGAGATCTTCCCACCCGATCATGGTGGTGGATCAACAGCAGTTCGCCATGCTGCTATGATAGATGTAAACCCT
Coding sequences within it:
- the LOC105034985 gene encoding LOW QUALITY PROTEIN: uncharacterized protein (The sequence of the model RefSeq protein was modified relative to this genomic sequence to represent the inferred CDS: inserted 3 bases in 3 codons) — translated: MVPSPLTSKVTHNVVKPRNPKPNPNALLLPXTIDSMNPEXLHSLPFLSKIYIPTLPPPVPQTPNSIINPTTTERELCSKEXKSLKKKKEEPMAGAGGALGYSLIIFLTLLSHHSFLSCPVDHKEALLLFKSMLTGKPAKNSSSEIPFFGFDSWNPGSDCCTWEGVTCDDRSTLRPVTELSLSAFVPLTYSATSMALSPLFTMSTLTFLDVSENSLLGEIPQDGLANLASLSYLDMSTNKLNGSIPRQIFGLRNLHYLDLSGNHLTGTLSSNIGSLVKLERLDLGDNCLHGNIPPDIGKLARLQTLSLRQNQFGGEIPASILQMRELQVLDLGNNSLSSVIPDGIGTLFKLSTLSLRDNEFSGVIPESVTRMANLEILQLDGNSLSGVIPPSLFDLKRLKRLFLGNNKLSWNNTARISPKCHLSRLSLRSCGLVGEMPSWLSVQKDLDFLDLSENQLEGDIPRWLADLVLGSVIITDNRLTGPLPPQIFESQNLSVVDLSRNNLSGELPKNIGEASTIMILLLSGNSFSGPLPESITNIGRLLLMDLSYNNFSGDRFPVFSPDTYLAYVDLSFNSFFGEVPVGFGPQIRKLTLGGNKFSGLLPESLVHMKNLEELDLSDNNITGELPEWLSRIPFRVLNLRNNHLQGSIPRALSNLSKLHILDLSGNNFDGTIPTELGNLNGMINTPSTYFTISNLFTFFFDLNDVIVNWKGSLRSLARNSLGIYSYLDLSCNSLSGEIPNSLGSLQGLKLLNLSYNELGGEIPASFGGLEKLESLDLSHNKLNGSIPQTFEKLDELTTLDVSNNELVGRIPVGGQMSTMADPRIYANNSGLCGFQIEVPCSAPSPDEPISEYINDEGGGWISWEAMLYGYAVGLLVAVPMAYFARFL